The Streptomyces cyanogenus DNA segment GGTCGGTGCGGTCCAGGCGGCACTGTCCCTGACCCAGCTCGTCGAACGGGTCAGGCAGCGGCGGGCGCGCGACGAGTCCGACACGGCACCTGTCGAGGTCAACATCACAGTGGACGGCACCCGCTACAACATCGCCGATCTGACGTCCGAACAGATCAGGCGCCTGCTCGAGCCGTGACGCACACAGGCCGCATCGGCTCCCACGTCATCGGCGTGCCGGTGATCCTCATCCGTTCCGACGTGCTGGCCAGGCACAGACCGGAGATCTGGACCTCACAGGACGGCCCGCCCGCGGACCCAGAGAGAGAACGCCTGCTGGCCGAGGCCACGATTCTCCACGAAATTCGCCACTTCCACGACGCGTTGCTCTGCCCCCCGCTCTACGACCGCTTCATGGTCGAGGCCGAACGCAACTCGGTGGCCATGGCCGTCCTCGCCGACCTGTCGGAGAACGGCGAGCAGGATCCGGCAAGGAAAATCGGCGAAAAGCAACAGGCCCTCATCGACCTGCACCGCCAGACGGCTGCCGGCTTCCAGCAGCGCAACGCCGCGGCCTACGAGCCCGCCCGGATCCCCGGCATCGGGCCCACGATCACCTTGGGCGACCTGCTGGAGGCGAACGCCGTCGTCACCGAACTGGTCTTCCTCCAGGAGTCCTTCCGGCAACGCGGCCGCGGCGAAAGCGGATACGACCACTGGCTGTCCCTGTTGTCGGCCCTGCCGGCGAAGTACACCAAAGTCATCGGTCGCTTCCTCCGCACCCGGGAATCCTTCGACGAGGATCTCCAGCGGGTGTCCCGCGTGTTGCTGCGCTGTCTCTACCGGCCCGAGCCGTCGGCCGCCGCGCTCAACGAGCTGGTCGGCCTTCCGGAGCGGGAGATCGATGCCCTGTGCCGTGACGAGGTCATCGCCGAACAGCTCGCGCGGACGACGGAGCGCCAGAACTATGCACTGTTCACGATGTGGGAGCCCCGGCATGCGCCCAGGCGGGTGTTCACCAACGCCCGTGACATCGCCGACCTCCATGCCTGGTGCAGGGCCCGGATGATGGAGTCGGGGTTCCGGGTCGACACGTATCTGAGCAACATCCGTGACTTCCCCGTGCCCGCCACCGGGTTCTTCGCCGACGCAGCGATGGTCGCCGAACGCCGGCTCCCGTTCGTCCGCAAGTCGGACATCAGGGCGGCCTACGGCGACGCCTTCTCGCTGTCCAGTGTCAAGGATCAGCAGCGGCGGGCGACGCTCGCCTGCGGCTTCTTCCCGACCTTCGGGACAGCACCCTGCCTGGAACTCCAACGCGTCGACCTCATGCTCGGGCTCCGGTTCGGCACACAGGGGCTCTTCGGTCAGAAGGTCACCTACAACCACACGATGGACCAGGCCTATGTCATGACCTACCGCCAGTGGATGGAGTGAAACGCCCTGTGAACCGCCTGCGTGTTCTGAGGCGCAGTCGTGCCCAGGTCGTTGCCTCAGGGCCTCAGCGTGCGATGTCGTGCAGCCGCTCGAGCCGCTCCCGAGTCTTCTCGTCGGCCGGCATGTACGCGACCATGCGGGCGCCCGGGCGGCGCCGCTGGAACCGAGCTTGTCAGCGGCGCCTCCTACGGTCTTCACATGGGTATCACCTCGGCCTGGTCCATCAGCGCCCACGACGACGACTTCATCAGCGCTTTGGCTCCGCGGCTGCTCCCGCTGGGAACGCTGGTGCCGGGAGCCTCTGCCGGACTTCCGGACCTGGTGGAAGCCTTTCGGTCAGGTCTGCCGGAGGGAGGCGGACGCCTTGGACCCTTTCCTCGAGCCGACCGCTTCCGGGGAGCACGTGCAGAAGATGTACGACGGCCTGCCGCCCGACGAGGTCTTCTCACTGCTCACGGATGTGTGGGACCGAAAGAGCCGCCCGCACCCGACCCAGCTCGGCCTCGAGGTCCTCCACCCGCATCGCTGCGGCCGTCTGCCGCGCTTCCAAAACCGCCCTCGCCACCGCATTCGCGGCCACCACCCTGCTCGTGGCCGGGGTCTCGGTGTGCAAGCTGCTGCCAGGGCGCCGCTCCCACGCGTTCCTCATCGGCAGTCCTACCCCACCGCACCAGAACGGCTGACAGCGCGGCGACCGCACGAGCACCACGTGGTCGGAGCCCAGGCAATGGCCGAGGCCGCCGAGCCGTACCGTCCCCGCCACCGTCGTGAGGAGGAGGCCTGGGCCACGCGGCCGGTCAGTGCAGGATGCTGACGGCCCGGGCGATCACGAGGAGCGAGGTGAACAGAGCGGAAACGCTCTGGATACTCATCAGGAGCTTTGCGCGGGTCGACAGCGGCATCGTATCGGTCGGGCTGAACGCCGTGGAGTTCGTGACGGACACGTAGAGGTAGTCCACGAGGGTGGGGACCCAGTCCGACGTGCCGCTGGCGCCGTCGGCCACTTCCTGGATGGCGTCGTCGTTCTCGTCTTGCGAAAAGCGGAAATCCGCCAGGGGCAGGGCCGAGCGGGGTGCCTGGGTGCGGCTGACCGGGCCGCCGCGGTCCAGCTCCCAGTAGGCCAGGCCGAAGACGATGATGTTGGTGAGCCACACCTGCAGCGCCGCCACCAGCAAGGACCGGCCGTCCTTCACCCCGGCGTACACCAGCTCGTGGACCAGGATGACCAGCGCCACCAGATTGCTGACGGCGATGACCGCCACGAGCGTGAGGGAAAGCACCCGGAACGCCTTCGTCTGCCGGGTCAGACGCTTGGGGTTGATCGCGATCAGCGGAACGAGCAGCAGGCACTCCAGGGCGGGCAGCACGTAGCGCGGAGCCACCAGCAGCCGTTGCGGCAGGAACAGGTACAGGGCGATCGCGGCGAGCGTTGCGACGACCGCAGGCAGCCGAACTTCGCCCCTGCGTTCGTGACGGGGATGCCTGGTGCTCGCCTCCGCACGCGAACGTGCCATACCGACTGCTCCCTCCGGTCGCTGCCATTGACAGCACCACGACGCCTGCGTCCTTCAACGGTGCAGGCCACCGGGCACCTCCACCATCTACCCCGAGTACCGCTCTCCCCCGCCTGCCTGGTCGGGCGCGCGGGCCGACGGGGTGATGTCACGACGGCACCTTCATCCTCGGCCCCTGGTATGCGCAGGCAGCGCAGACGCCGTCGCTCACATCCCGACGGCCGTTAGTCAGCAGTAGATGTACTCTCGATCCACCACCTCGTCGATCATGGTCAGGTAGACGGCGTTGTTCCTGTCGAAGACTGTCCGCCGCTGAAGCCGTTCCCAGCCCGCAAAGGCAAGCGGCTGGCACCGGGATGGTGGGGGTCGGCCACCACCGGAAGGCTTGTGCACTACGGGTCCGCGGCGATGCGGCTGAGTCACCACCGATCTCGCACGCGGTCAGGAAGGTGACGTACTGCCGCAAGTCCCTGGGCACGGTGAGCGCGGTGGTGACGGCGTGGGGGGTGCTGCTCGGTACCTGCCCGCGGGTGACGGTCTCGATCTGCCGGCAGGTGGGGCGCCCCGCGCGGGACCAGGCGTCCCGCAGGGCCCGGCTGAGGTCGAGCTCGTCGTGGACGTACCGGGGCTTGGGCACGACCGTCGAGCGGCGCGCCGCCCGCTTGCCGGCCGATGGCCTCGGCCGCAGGGGAGTGCAGATGCCTGACCTCTGCGATGAGGCAGTAGTCCGCGTCCTCGGTCACGCATGCCTGCGCGTAGGCCTCGAAGACGTCGGCGCTGGCCCAGTGGCCGCGGGCGGCCAGGTTCAGGTGCGCCGGCGGGTAGTTGGCGCGAGTGGCGAGCTCCATGTAGGTCAGACCCACCGAGCGCCGCACGGACCGCAGGATTTCGGCGGCCCTGCCCATCGCGGGGATCGTGTGGTCGACCAGTGCTTCCGGACGTCCCATGGCGGCCTCAGCTCCCCGCCCCGGAGGCCAGGGCGGCCTTGAGCAGACGCCGCAACAGGCGTCCCACCGCCCTGGCGAATGCTCGCGGCGCCCAGAACCGCCACGGCGCCGCCGGCGGACAGCAGGACGGCGATGTCCTGCAGCCGGGAAGGGAGTAAGACCTGCGGCGTGCCCAGACCTGCGGCGTGCCCAGGCGAGAGCCGGCGGAGCGGCAACAACTCACTGCCGCGGGCCGGACCACTGCTGCAACCCCTGTGAGCAGGACCGGGGTCCACAACACCGTACGTGCTGCGTCGCTAAAGCGTTCCTTTTGCGTATGAAGTGCGTACGGGTGTCCGTCGAGGCCTACCGGTGCCGGCTGCGTGGGGGCCAGCGGAGGGCTGATTGTTGCTGCTCGGGGGACGCTAGTCGTTGGGACCCGGGTCAGGGACGCGCCGCCCCCTGCCGCAGGGTGGGCGGGCTGCCCAGGCGACGGGCCAGCCCCGGTTCTTCGGCCACGACCGCGCCCACGCTGATGCTGAGCGCGACGGCGACGCAGACCACGATCAGCCACGACAGCATCACGAAGACCGAACCCAGGGGGCCGTACTCGGCGAGGGTGCGGTCGAGCGCCCGCGGCATGTACAGCCGGGCGGTCACGGTCAGCGCGGTCAGGGCGGCCGCCGTGATCACCGCGCCGGGCAGCAGGGGTCTCCAGCCGATCAGGCCGCCGAGCAACAGGTGCTGGGTCCACCACCACAGGCCCGTCAAGCCCACCAGGGTCATCGGGATGCCCAGCCAGGGCCCGGCACCGAACCCCTCGTGCAGGGGACCTTGCATCATCAGGGCCGCCAGCCACAGCACGATCCAGGCCAGCCACCGCCACGGGGCGATCCTGGTGCCCGCCCGGGGGATCTTCCAGGCCCGTTTGCACAGCCGCTGCACCGCCCTGCTCATCGCGGTGGCCGACAGCAGCACCATCAGCCCGCCCACCACGCCCGTGGCCTGCCGCAGATCACCCGTCGCCGGCTCCAGGGCGTGTTCGAGTTCGCTGTTCACCGCGCCCGTGAGCCCGAACACGATGCGCAGGGACGTGACCATCTGGTGCCGTACCGGAGGCGGGGCGTAGGCGGCGACCACGAAGAGCAGCGGGACCGCGGTCAGGAAGGACTCCGCCGCCAGCCGGGTGGCGGAGTCGAAGATGTTCACCGACACCATGCGCTCGGCGAGGCGGGTGACGATCGGGAACCGGTCCTCCGCCCGGGTGTGCGCGGTCCGGGCACGGACGGCGATCCGATGGGTCCAGCCCCGCCGCCGGGACGCCCCGGCCCGCCGGCGCCGCGGACGGGGCCGGCTCTGCGGCGGCGCTCCTGAGCTCCGCGGCGTACTCGGCATGGCGTTGCTCCCTCCTGCCACCAGGGTGGGGGAAACAGCGCGCTCCAGCACGTCAGGTCTTCGCCGCCCACCCACCGACCGGCGTGGCCGAGTTCGGCGCCCGCCGCACCCGCACCCGCACCCGCCTGGGGGTGTCCACGTCACCAGGCGCAGTGCCACCGCCGCGATCCCCACCTGTACGCTCTCCCCCCAGGTCAGCTCCGAGGCGTCGGCCTCCATGCCGTCCCCGAAGACCACCATCCGGTCCGACTCCACGGTCGCCCGCAGCGCCCGCCCCCGTTCCAGCTCACCCGCGACCTTCGCCGTCCCGGTCGTTGGGGAGGGCCACGCCTCGCGCACGAACCACAGCAGCCGCGGATCGCGCGGCGCGGGCAGCACGGTGGTGCCACCGCGCTCCAGCCACAGCGAGCGCAGCCACCCAGTGACGTCTCACACGCAGGGCGTTAAAAGAGGGAGCCTCACGGGCCCGTCGCCGGTCGACCGGGGCCGGACCGTATCCAAACACCGCCTGATCACCTAAACCCACGCCGCGTCAGCTCAAGGCCGCCCGCCGGCCTCCCACGTCCTCTGCGGTTGGTGGCCTGGTCGGCGGGCTCCGCGATCGTCCACCAGATTCCCCGGCCCACTCGTGGTAGCCCGGTTGGCGCGGGAACAGTACGCCTTGTCGCCCCGCACACGCTGTGGACGCACACGGGAACGGCCGAGTCCAGCGCGGGGCACGGCTGCCGCCGACCGAGGGCTACGGCTGCCCCCACGTCACCGACTGGGTGGCCGACAAGACCCGCTGGTGTCTGAGCGTCGACACCCGTCAACAGTTTGCTGGCTCTGTTCACGATCGACAGCAGATGTTCACCAGTTTCGACCGCACCGTGGAACCTTGAGGAATCGAACAACCTGGGTGCCTCACCCGCTCGTGGATCAAGCCTGCGGGCCTGACGTCGGCGCCCCTCCCCGGGGCTTGGTGGCTCAGTGCACGTCCTCGGGTTGCCGACCTCGGACCCGGCCCGCTGCGTGAGCACCCTAAGGTCGCGTTCGGCTGAGGGAGCGACGTTGGTCACGCGGCGCGCGGTGGTAGCCAGGTGTCGATGGCCGCCGTCAGCTGATGGAGTTGGGTGAAGAGGTGTGTGTTCATGCCGAGGGCCTGGGCTGCGTGCACGTTCTCCTCGCGGTCGTCGACGAAAAGGAAGTCGGCCGGGGCGGCCCGCAGGGCGCTGACGCAGTGGTGGAACGCCGCCGGGTCCGGCTTCGCCGCCTTGATCTTCCCGGAGAAGGCGACGAGGACGAGGTTCCGCAGCCAGGGCTGCGCGGCGAGGAAGGCGTCCGCGTGGTCGGACGGGATGTTGGACAGCACTGCGACCTCGGCGCGGTCCCGCAGGCCCTGCGCGTAGGTGACCATGTGCTCGTCGACCCCGGACCAGCTGTCGATGTCGGCGAGC contains these protein-coding regions:
- a CDS encoding HAD family hydrolase, whose amino-acid sequence is MSTDRRIVLFDLFGVIACHQRPGALERMAARCGAPADAFVDAYWACRPPYDAAQQTAAAYWTTVLRRLSRPVDTDTIEELRLADIDSWSGVDEHMVTYAQGLRDRAEVAVLSNIPSDHADAFLAAQPWLRNLVLVAFSGKIKAAKPDPAAFHHCVSALRAAPADFLFVDDREENVHAAQALGMNTHLFTQLHQLTAAIDTWLPPRAA
- a CDS encoding YhjD/YihY/BrkB family envelope integrity protein; this encodes MPSTPRSSGAPPQSRPRPRRRRAGASRRRGWTHRIAVRARTAHTRAEDRFPIVTRLAERMVSVNIFDSATRLAAESFLTAVPLLFVVAAYAPPPVRHQMVTSLRIVFGLTGAVNSELEHALEPATGDLRQATGVVGGLMVLLSATAMSRAVQRLCKRAWKIPRAGTRIAPWRWLAWIVLWLAALMMQGPLHEGFGAGPWLGIPMTLVGLTGLWWWTQHLLLGGLIGWRPLLPGAVITAAALTALTVTARLYMPRALDRTLAEYGPLGSVFVMLSWLIVVCVAVALSISVGAVVAEEPGLARRLGSPPTLRQGAARP
- a CDS encoding DUF1345 domain-containing protein; protein product: MARSRAEASTRHPRHERRGEVRLPAVVATLAAIALYLFLPQRLLVAPRYVLPALECLLLVPLIAINPKRLTRQTKAFRVLSLTLVAVIAVSNLVALVILVHELVYAGVKDGRSLLVAALQVWLTNIIVFGLAYWELDRGGPVSRTQAPRSALPLADFRFSQDENDDAIQEVADGASGTSDWVPTLVDYLYVSVTNSTAFSPTDTMPLSTRAKLLMSIQSVSALFTSLLVIARAVSILH